From the genome of Streptacidiphilus rugosus AM-16, one region includes:
- a CDS encoding cryptochrome/photolyase family protein encodes MTVRICLFTRDLRLADNPVLFAASAGGRADVVPVFVSDPAVAAAGFAALNRLAFLHDCLADLDRGLRACGSRLVVRHGPVAEDVARLVEQTGAVEVHTAADHSAFALAREERLRAALNGLGARLVTHEAVLTAVAPGTAVPTGSDHYAVFTPYLRRWSTVPLRTPLPAPRRLRTPAEPASEALPARPGPSSLSPLLAAGGEVAGRRRMTQWLDHHLDAYEDEHDALADDLTSRLSPDLHFGTLSAAELVQRARSAPSAGAQAFERQVAWRDFHHQVLAARPQASRQDYRPRHDTWRDAPEELRAWQEGRTGYPLVDAGMRQLAAEGWMHNRARMVTASFLCKTLGIDWREGARHFLSLLVDGDVANNQMNWQWVAGTGTDTRPNRVLNPTAQAKRYDPEGEYVRRWVPELARLSAPAIHEPWKLPPGLRAELGYPEPLVALDEALARFRRRRGAD; translated from the coding sequence ATGACGGTCCGGATCTGCCTGTTCACCCGCGATCTGCGGCTCGCCGACAATCCGGTGCTGTTCGCGGCCTCGGCGGGCGGAAGGGCGGACGTCGTCCCGGTGTTCGTCAGCGATCCCGCCGTCGCGGCCGCCGGGTTCGCGGCCCTGAACCGGCTGGCCTTCCTGCACGACTGCCTGGCCGATCTGGACCGGGGTCTGCGCGCCTGCGGCAGCCGGCTGGTGGTGCGTCACGGACCGGTCGCCGAGGACGTCGCGCGGCTGGTGGAGCAGACCGGCGCGGTCGAGGTGCACACGGCCGCCGACCACAGCGCGTTCGCCCTCGCCCGCGAGGAGCGGCTCCGCGCGGCCCTGAACGGTCTCGGGGCCAGGCTGGTCACCCACGAGGCCGTGCTGACGGCCGTCGCGCCGGGCACGGCGGTGCCGACCGGCTCCGACCACTACGCGGTCTTCACCCCGTACCTGCGCCGCTGGTCCACGGTGCCGCTGCGGACGCCGCTGCCCGCGCCGCGCCGGCTGCGGACCCCGGCCGAGCCCGCGTCGGAGGCGTTGCCGGCCCGCCCAGGACCGAGTTCGCTCTCACCGCTGCTGGCGGCCGGCGGGGAGGTGGCCGGGCGTCGCCGGATGACCCAGTGGCTGGACCACCACCTGGACGCGTACGAGGACGAACACGACGCCCTGGCGGACGACCTGACCTCGCGTCTCTCCCCCGACCTGCACTTCGGCACGCTGTCCGCCGCTGAACTCGTCCAGCGGGCCAGGTCCGCGCCGAGCGCCGGGGCGCAGGCCTTCGAACGGCAGGTGGCCTGGCGCGACTTCCACCACCAGGTGCTCGCCGCCCGGCCGCAGGCCTCGCGGCAGGACTACCGTCCCCGTCACGACACCTGGCGGGACGCTCCCGAGGAGCTGCGGGCCTGGCAGGAGGGTCGTACCGGGTACCCGCTGGTGGACGCGGGCATGCGGCAGCTGGCCGCGGAGGGGTGGATGCACAACCGGGCCCGCATGGTCACGGCGAGCTTCCTGTGCAAGACCCTCGGGATCGACTGGCGGGAGGGGGCGCGCCACTTCCTCTCCCTTCTGGTCGACGGCGACGTGGCCAACAACCAGATGAACTGGCAGTGGGTCGCGGGTACCGGCACCGACACCCGGCCGAACCGCGTGCTCAACCCCACGGCCCAGGCCAAGCGCTACGACCCCGAGGGCGAGTACGTCCGCCGCTGGGTGCCCGAGCTGGCCCGGCTCAGTGCGCCCGCGATCCACGAGCCGTGGAAGCTGCCCCCGGGTCTGCGGGCCGAACTCGGCTACCCGGAACCGCTGGTGGCGCTCGACGAGGCCCTCGCCAGGTTCCGCCGCCGACGGGGCGCCGACTGA
- a CDS encoding DoxX family protein encodes MTDSTPAPAAASPAAPSATALAGLLAVAGATHFLAPKPFDAIVPRALPGRARTWTYVSGVAELTVAAALANPRTRRAGGWMAAGLFLAVLPANVQMALDWQDRAPALRAAAWGRVPLQVPLVVRSLRIARAGRRG; translated from the coding sequence ATGACCGACAGCACCCCCGCCCCCGCCGCCGCGTCCCCCGCCGCTCCGTCCGCCACCGCGCTGGCGGGGCTGCTCGCCGTCGCTGGGGCGACGCACTTCCTCGCGCCCAAGCCCTTCGACGCGATCGTGCCGCGGGCCCTGCCGGGGCGGGCCAGGACCTGGACGTACGTGAGCGGCGTGGCCGAGCTGACGGTCGCGGCGGCGCTGGCCAACCCTCGGACCCGCAGGGCGGGCGGCTGGATGGCCGCCGGTCTCTTCCTGGCCGTGCTGCCCGCGAACGTGCAGATGGCGCTGGACTGGCAGGACCGGGCCCCGGCGCTGCGGGCCGCGGCCTGGGGCCGGGTGCCGCTCCAGGTCCCGCTGGTGGTGCGGTCGCTGCGGATCGCGCGGGCCGGCCGTCGCGGCTGA
- a CDS encoding carbonic anhydrase encodes MSDSMARTPRETFDLLMAGNQRFVAGSPEHPNQDAARRAEVAPGQSPFAVLFGCSDSRLAAEIIFDRGLGDLFVVRTAGHVMGPEVLGSIEYGVSLLGCPLVIVLGHDSCGAVGAARDAVGGAPAAEGYVRDVIERVTPSILASRAAGHTEDSDFIAEHVRASVDLLLDRSRALSEAVDAGRTAVVGLSYRLTDGTANVVTTRGLDAVGAAV; translated from the coding sequence ATGAGTGACTCCATGGCACGGACTCCCCGGGAAACCTTCGACCTGCTGATGGCGGGCAACCAGCGCTTCGTCGCGGGCTCGCCGGAGCACCCGAACCAGGACGCCGCCCGCCGTGCCGAGGTGGCCCCCGGCCAGAGCCCCTTCGCGGTGCTGTTCGGCTGCTCCGACTCGCGCCTGGCCGCCGAGATCATCTTCGACCGCGGCCTGGGCGACCTGTTCGTCGTCCGCACCGCCGGTCACGTGATGGGTCCCGAGGTGCTCGGCAGCATCGAGTACGGCGTGAGCCTGCTGGGCTGCCCGCTGGTGATCGTGCTGGGCCACGACTCCTGCGGCGCGGTGGGCGCGGCGCGTGACGCCGTCGGCGGGGCTCCCGCGGCGGAGGGCTACGTGCGCGACGTGATCGAGCGTGTCACGCCGAGCATCCTGGCCTCCCGCGCCGCCGGGCACACCGAGGACTCCGACTTCATAGCGGAACACGTCCGCGCCTCCGTCGACCTGCTGCTGGACCGCTCCCGCGCGCTCAGCGAGGCGGTGGACGCCGGCCGCACGGCGGTGGTCGGCCTGTCCTACCGGCTCACCGACGGCACCGCGAACGTCGTCACCACCCGCGGCCTCGACGCGGTCGGCGCCGCCGTCTGA
- a CDS encoding DUF1295 domain-containing protein, whose product MNAFPWAAFAANLAAAAGAALAVLLATFAIALVKGIHRIVDSAWGLAFAAVAVTSCAVAAAGGHGDPGRRALVTALTVAWGLRLCLHIAWRGRGHGEDPRYERMLAKAGPGAARRAWYALRMVYLLQAALVWLISLPVQAACYAPEPVGVLAVVAALVWGAGVAFEAVGDWQLRAFKADPANRGRIMDRGLWAWTRHPNYFGDFLVWWGLYLLACTGLAVAAATVVSPLTMTFLLTAGSGKALLERHMADRPGYAAYRARTSGFFPRPPRRV is encoded by the coding sequence GTGAACGCCTTCCCGTGGGCGGCGTTCGCGGCGAACCTCGCCGCCGCCGCGGGCGCGGCGCTCGCCGTACTGCTGGCGACCTTCGCGATCGCCCTGGTCAAGGGGATCCACCGGATCGTCGACAGCGCCTGGGGGCTCGCCTTCGCGGCCGTCGCGGTGACCTCCTGCGCCGTCGCGGCGGCGGGAGGCCACGGGGACCCCGGACGGCGCGCGCTGGTCACCGCGCTGACGGTGGCGTGGGGGCTGCGGCTGTGCCTGCACATCGCCTGGCGCGGGCGCGGCCACGGCGAGGACCCGCGCTACGAGCGGATGCTCGCCAAGGCCGGGCCGGGGGCCGCCCGCCGGGCCTGGTACGCGCTGCGGATGGTCTACCTGCTGCAGGCCGCGCTGGTGTGGCTGATCTCGCTCCCGGTGCAGGCGGCCTGCTACGCGCCCGAGCCGGTCGGCGTGCTCGCCGTGGTGGCGGCGCTGGTCTGGGGGGCCGGTGTCGCCTTCGAGGCGGTCGGCGACTGGCAGTTGCGCGCCTTCAAGGCCGATCCGGCGAACCGCGGCCGGATCATGGACCGGGGGTTGTGGGCCTGGACCAGGCACCCCAACTACTTCGGCGACTTCCTGGTCTGGTGGGGCCTGTACCTGCTCGCCTGCACCGGCCTCGCGGTCGCCGCCGCCACCGTGGTCTCGCCGCTGACGATGACCTTCCTGCTCACCGCGGGCAGCGGCAAGGCGCTGCTGGAGCGGCACATGGCCGACCGTCCCGGCTACGCCGCCTACCGGGCCCGCACCAGCGGCTTCTTCCCCCGTCCGCCGCGCCGGGTCTGA
- a CDS encoding SAM-dependent methyltransferase gives MTTTADRGARDRRAESGAAARLLPLIEELTGSPAPLRVRAWDGSTAGAPGAPTLVLRSRRALRRLLWQPDELGLAQAYVSGELDAEGDLREALRAVRQAVEQRGLVRQRPGVGPLARAAVTAARLGAVGPRPAAPQGQARLRGALHSRTRDRAAISHHYDLSNDFYALLLDPSMAYSCAYWASDEHGYTLADAQRDKLDLICRKLELRPGMRLLDIGCGWGALVLHAARHHGVHATGVTLAAEQARFVRDRVKEQGLGDRVEIRHQHWRDVEAAGFDAVTTIEMGEHVGDDQYPDFAGLLHRALAPGGRLLVQQMSRGANAPGGGAFIESFIAPDMHMRPLSGTLALLERAGFEIRDVQALREHYVATVDAWHDTLEERWEEFTAMVGEVTARVWRLYLVGGSLAFEQGRMGVDQILARRPAGSAGRGEERDGWDGPGRPEPRSAR, from the coding sequence ATGACCACCACCGCGGACCGCGGCGCCCGCGACCGCCGCGCGGAGTCGGGCGCGGCGGCCCGGCTGCTGCCGCTGATCGAGGAGCTCACCGGCTCGCCCGCGCCGCTGCGGGTGCGCGCCTGGGACGGCAGCACCGCCGGTGCACCGGGTGCGCCCACCCTGGTCCTGCGCTCCCGGCGGGCGCTGCGCCGTCTGCTGTGGCAGCCGGACGAACTCGGCCTCGCCCAGGCCTACGTGAGCGGCGAGCTGGACGCCGAGGGGGACCTGCGCGAGGCGCTGCGGGCGGTCCGTCAGGCCGTGGAGCAGCGTGGGCTGGTGCGGCAGCGGCCCGGGGTCGGGCCGCTGGCGCGGGCCGCGGTCACCGCGGCCCGGCTCGGCGCGGTCGGCCCACGCCCGGCCGCGCCGCAGGGGCAGGCCAGGCTGCGCGGTGCGCTGCACAGCCGGACCAGGGACCGGGCGGCGATCAGTCACCACTACGACCTGTCCAACGACTTCTACGCGCTGCTGCTCGACCCCTCGATGGCCTACTCCTGCGCCTACTGGGCGAGCGACGAGCACGGGTACACCCTCGCCGACGCGCAGCGCGACAAGCTCGACCTGATCTGCCGCAAGCTCGAACTGCGCCCCGGCATGCGGCTGCTGGACATCGGCTGCGGCTGGGGCGCGCTGGTCCTGCATGCGGCCCGGCACCACGGCGTCCACGCCACCGGCGTCACTCTGGCCGCGGAGCAGGCCCGCTTCGTCCGCGACCGGGTGAAGGAGCAGGGCCTGGGCGACCGCGTCGAGATCCGGCACCAGCACTGGCGCGACGTCGAGGCGGCCGGGTTCGACGCGGTCACCACGATCGAGATGGGCGAGCACGTCGGGGACGACCAGTACCCCGACTTCGCGGGGCTGCTGCACCGGGCTCTGGCTCCGGGCGGCCGGCTGCTGGTCCAGCAGATGTCGCGCGGCGCGAACGCCCCCGGCGGCGGCGCGTTCATCGAGTCCTTCATCGCCCCGGACATGCACATGCGGCCGCTCAGCGGGACGCTGGCGCTGCTGGAGCGGGCCGGCTTCGAGATCCGGGACGTGCAGGCGCTGCGCGAGCACTACGTGGCCACCGTCGACGCCTGGCACGACACGCTCGAGGAGCGCTGGGAGGAGTTCACCGCCATGGTCGGCGAGGTCACCGCGCGGGTCTGGCGGCTCTATCTCGTCGGCGGCTCGCTCGCCTTCGAGCAGGGCAGGATGGGCGTCGACCAGATCCTGGCCCGCCGTCCGGCCGGATCCGCCGGGCGGGGCGAGGAGCGCGACGGGTGGGACGGCCCCGGTCGGCCGGAGCCGAGGTCGGCGCGGTGA
- a CDS encoding SAM-dependent methyltransferase produces MTLQQTQPLLRDRIDPQRWADVVRVPESSPLRTAVARAVITRALSRLPLRVLMGERILGRGGPLLQVHDPEAFTARLAEDGLIGFGESYQAGEWDAPDLPGALTVMAEQLTTLVPPSLQRLRRLWESRQPHGANSEAASRTNIRAHYDLSNELFRLFLDDSLTYSSAVFAELPARWEDLERAQHAKIDRLLDLAGVGPGSRVLEIGTGWGELCIRAARRGATVLSLTLSQEQHDLALDRVRAAGVADAVEIRLQDYRRLEPLRDGRFDAVVSVEMIEAVGVEYWPTYFRTLDSVLAPRGRVALQAITMPHDRLLATRRTYTWIHKYIFPGGMLPSNEAIEEATRAHTRLRVSGGNGFGQHYAETLRLWRERFTAHADEVAELGFDEAFRRMWTLYLAYSEAGFRSGYLDVRQILLTRAEGA; encoded by the coding sequence GTGACCCTGCAGCAGACCCAGCCGCTCCTGCGGGACCGGATCGACCCGCAACGCTGGGCCGACGTCGTCCGCGTCCCCGAGAGTTCACCGCTGCGCACGGCCGTGGCCCGCGCGGTCATCACCCGCGCACTGAGCCGGCTTCCGCTGCGCGTCCTGATGGGCGAGCGGATCCTGGGACGAGGAGGCCCGCTGCTGCAGGTGCACGACCCCGAGGCGTTCACGGCCCGGCTGGCCGAGGACGGTCTGATCGGCTTCGGCGAGTCCTACCAGGCGGGCGAGTGGGACGCGCCCGACCTGCCCGGCGCGCTGACCGTGATGGCCGAGCAGCTCACCACGCTGGTGCCGCCCTCGCTCCAGCGGCTGCGGCGGCTGTGGGAGTCACGGCAGCCGCACGGCGCCAACAGCGAGGCGGCCTCGCGCACCAACATCCGTGCCCACTACGACCTGTCCAACGAGCTGTTCCGGCTCTTCCTGGACGACTCGCTCACCTACTCCAGCGCCGTCTTCGCCGAACTGCCTGCGCGCTGGGAGGACTTGGAACGGGCCCAGCATGCCAAGATCGACCGGTTGCTGGACCTGGCCGGGGTCGGCCCCGGCAGCCGGGTGCTGGAGATCGGCACCGGCTGGGGGGAGCTGTGCATCCGCGCGGCCAGGCGCGGCGCGACCGTCCTGTCGCTGACGCTCTCCCAGGAGCAGCACGACCTCGCGCTCGACCGGGTGCGCGCCGCCGGGGTCGCGGACGCGGTCGAGATCCGGCTCCAGGACTACCGGCGGCTGGAGCCGCTGCGCGACGGCCGCTTCGACGCCGTGGTGAGCGTGGAGATGATCGAGGCCGTGGGCGTCGAGTACTGGCCCACCTACTTCCGCACGCTCGACTCCGTGCTCGCCCCGCGCGGCCGGGTCGCCCTCCAGGCCATCACCATGCCGCACGACCGGCTGCTGGCCACCCGCCGCACCTACACCTGGATCCACAAGTACATCTTCCCCGGCGGGATGCTGCCCTCCAACGAGGCCATCGAGGAGGCCACCCGCGCGCACACCCGGCTGCGGGTGAGCGGCGGCAACGGGTTCGGGCAGCACTACGCGGAGACCCTGCGGCTGTGGCGCGAGCGGTTCACCGCGCACGCGGACGAGGTCGCCGAGCTCGGCTTCGACGAGGCGTTCCGCCGCATGTGGACCCTCTACCTCGCCTACTCCGAGGCCGGGTTCCGCTCCGGCTACCTGGACGTCCGGCAGATCCTGCTCACCCGCGCGGAGGGCGCATGA
- a CDS encoding DUF1365 domain-containing protein, producing the protein MLYDSRVRHVRTARQRYALDHRTYYWLVDLDALPVLPRPLRPLAGFRGRDHFDGAGPTIRAGLDRFLAGQGAAPARGRVLMLAQARVFGYVFNPLSVYWCHDEDGALRQVVAEVHNTYGGRHAYLLGPEAARDAAADKAFYVSPFLPVAGRYRMRLPTPGERLDLTVHLDLDAARAFTATVKGVGRPCTLPALAAAALRHPLAPLAATLAIRFHGIRLYLRGLPVVPRNRHQPQEGMK; encoded by the coding sequence ATGCTCTACGACAGCCGGGTCCGGCACGTCAGGACCGCACGGCAGCGTTACGCGCTGGACCACCGCACCTACTACTGGCTCGTCGACCTCGACGCCCTCCCCGTCCTGCCGCGCCCGCTCCGCCCGCTGGCCGGCTTCCGCGGCCGCGACCACTTCGACGGGGCCGGGCCCACCATCCGCGCCGGTCTGGACCGCTTCCTCGCCGGGCAGGGGGCCGCGCCCGCGCGCGGACGGGTGCTGATGCTGGCCCAGGCCCGCGTGTTCGGCTACGTCTTCAACCCGCTCAGCGTCTACTGGTGCCACGACGAGGACGGCGCGCTGCGCCAGGTCGTCGCCGAGGTCCACAACACCTACGGCGGCCGCCACGCCTACCTGCTCGGCCCGGAGGCCGCCCGCGACGCTGCCGCGGACAAGGCCTTCTACGTCTCCCCGTTCCTCCCGGTCGCCGGCCGCTACCGGATGCGGCTGCCCACTCCGGGCGAGCGCCTCGACCTGACCGTGCATCTGGACCTGGACGCCGCACGGGCCTTCACCGCCACCGTGAAGGGCGTCGGACGCCCCTGCACCCTCCCGGCCCTGGCCGCCGCCGCGCTGCGCCACCCGCTCGCGCCGCTGGCCGCGACCCTCGCCATCCGCTTCCACGGCATCCGCCTCTACCTGCGCGGACTGCCCGTCGTCCCGCGTAACCGCCACCAGCCCCAGGAGGGCATGAAGTGA
- a CDS encoding NAD(P)/FAD-dependent oxidoreductase has protein sequence MERERVAVVGSGVAGLTAAHVLQRRFDVTLYEADDRLGGHAHTHDRVDAHGVLQRVDTGFIVHNRRTYPNLLRLFSELGVGTQESEMSMSVRCEGCGLEYAGARGPRGLFAQPRRAADPRYLRMLAEVPRFHRSARALLAAPEQPGGPADTVGAFARRHGFSPYFVAHFLTPVVSAVWSCPADVALGYPARYLFRFLQHHGMLSVTGSPTWRTVTGGSQEYVRRVAKQLHQVRTGTPVTRVVREAAAAQVEDASGEVRAYRAVVLALHPHRTLAVLDAPTSAEREVLGAFRYSRNPAQLHGDASVLPRRRAAQASWNHLLPACDAESGAVQVSYDMNRLQRLDTPDRFLVTLNGGALVDPATVLDRMEYEHPVYTTGSVAAQARLPELNSPVCAFAGAWHGWGFHEDGCRSGVAAAAALGVDW, from the coding sequence ATGGAGCGGGAGCGGGTCGCGGTGGTCGGCAGCGGGGTGGCCGGGCTGACTGCGGCGCACGTGTTGCAGCGGCGGTTCGACGTGACGCTGTACGAGGCCGACGACCGGCTCGGCGGGCACGCGCACACCCATGACCGGGTCGACGCGCACGGAGTGCTGCAGCGCGTGGACACCGGCTTCATCGTGCACAACCGGCGCACCTATCCGAACCTGCTCCGGCTCTTCTCCGAGCTCGGCGTCGGCACGCAGGAGTCGGAGATGAGCATGTCCGTGCGCTGCGAGGGCTGCGGACTCGAGTACGCGGGCGCGCGCGGGCCGCGCGGCCTGTTCGCGCAGCCGCGCCGCGCCGCCGACCCCAGGTACCTGCGCATGCTCGCGGAGGTGCCGCGCTTCCACCGCAGCGCCCGCGCCCTCCTGGCGGCCCCCGAGCAGCCCGGCGGACCGGCGGACACGGTCGGCGCGTTCGCCCGCCGGCACGGCTTCTCGCCCTACTTCGTGGCGCACTTCCTCACCCCGGTGGTCTCCGCGGTGTGGTCCTGCCCGGCCGACGTCGCCCTCGGCTACCCGGCCAGGTACCTGTTCCGCTTCCTGCAGCACCACGGCATGCTGTCCGTCACCGGCTCGCCCACCTGGCGCACCGTCACCGGCGGGTCGCAGGAGTACGTGCGCCGGGTCGCCAAGCAGCTGCACCAGGTCCGCACCGGCACACCGGTGACCCGGGTCGTGCGGGAGGCCGCCGCCGCGCAGGTCGAGGACGCGAGCGGGGAGGTCCGCGCGTACCGGGCCGTGGTGCTGGCGCTCCATCCGCACCGGACGCTCGCCGTCCTGGACGCACCGACGAGCGCCGAGCGCGAGGTGCTCGGCGCCTTCCGCTACTCGCGCAACCCCGCCCAGCTGCACGGGGACGCCTCGGTGCTGCCGCGCCGCCGCGCCGCGCAGGCGTCCTGGAACCACCTGCTGCCCGCCTGCGACGCGGAGTCCGGAGCGGTCCAGGTCAGCTACGACATGAACCGCCTGCAACGCCTGGACACCCCCGACCGGTTCCTGGTCACGCTCAACGGCGGCGCGCTCGTCGACCCGGCGACGGTGCTGGACCGCATGGAGTACGAGCATCCCGTCTACACCACAGGGTCCGTCGCGGCCCAGGCCCGGCTGCCCGAGCTGAACAGCCCCGTCTGCGCCTTCGCCGGCGCCTGGCACGGCTGGGGCTTCCACGAGGACGGCTGCCGCTCCGGAGTGGCGGCGGCCGCGGCTCTGGGGGTCGACTGGTGA
- a CDS encoding COG4705 family protein, with amino-acid sequence MARDQLLQSRPGAQARQALSKVPEVTALFWIIKVLTTGMGETTSDFLVKRFDPQLTVAAAGLVLVLSLAVQLGVKRYSAAIYWTAVVMVSVFGTMAADVLHVQFGIAYVVSASFFALVLAAIFGLWYATEKTLSIHSITTRRRELFYWATVLTTFALGTATGDMTATTLHLGYFSSGLLFAGLIAIPTLGHWKAGLNPIFAFWFAYVVTRPLGASFADWMGVSQQRGGLDWGTGWVSLVLAAVIAALVGYLGVTRKDVA; translated from the coding sequence ATGGCGAGAGATCAACTGCTGCAGTCGCGTCCCGGCGCCCAGGCCCGCCAGGCGCTGAGCAAGGTTCCGGAAGTCACCGCGCTCTTCTGGATCATCAAGGTGCTCACCACCGGCATGGGCGAGACCACCTCCGACTTCCTGGTGAAGCGGTTCGACCCGCAGCTGACCGTCGCGGCGGCCGGCCTCGTGCTGGTGCTCTCGCTGGCCGTCCAGCTGGGGGTGAAGCGGTACTCGGCCGCGATCTACTGGACCGCGGTCGTGATGGTCAGCGTCTTCGGCACCATGGCGGCGGACGTGCTGCACGTCCAGTTCGGGATCGCCTACGTGGTGTCGGCGTCCTTCTTCGCCCTCGTGCTCGCGGCGATCTTCGGGCTCTGGTACGCCACGGAGAAGACCCTCTCGATCCACAGCATCACCACCCGCCGGCGCGAGCTCTTCTACTGGGCCACCGTGCTCACCACCTTCGCCCTCGGCACCGCCACCGGCGACATGACGGCGACCACGCTGCACCTGGGCTACTTCTCCTCCGGCCTGCTCTTCGCCGGGCTGATCGCGATCCCGACGCTGGGGCACTGGAAGGCCGGCCTGAACCCGATCTTCGCGTTCTGGTTCGCCTACGTGGTGACCCGCCCGCTGGGGGCCTCCTTCGCGGACTGGATGGGCGTCTCGCAGCAGCGCGGCGGTCTGGACTGGGGGACCGGCTGGGTCAGCCTCGTCCTGGCCGCGGTCATCGCCGCACTCGTCGGCTACCTGGGCGTGACCCGCAAGGACGTCGCCTGA
- a CDS encoding Gfo/Idh/MocA family protein, with protein MPDSLAADDLLPVGVVGLGDIAQKAYLPVLGALPGLDLRLMTRDRAKLDRLGDAHRVGAGARFTDLGELIGSGIRAAFVHAATDQHVPIVERLLQADVDVYVDKPLDYTLEGARRLVELAERRGRSLMVGFNRRHAPGYVRAGQAPRDLIVLQKNRVGLAEAARTLVYDDFVHVVDTLRFLVPGEIEHLDVRCRRNGDGLVEHVVLTLGGDGFTALGIMNRLSGSTEEVLEVSGGDAKRVVVNLADVVDHDGGQTLTRRGDWVPVARQRGIEQVVLAFLDAVRAGKVLDARDALRTHEVCEEIVRRIEG; from the coding sequence ATGCCTGATTCCCTGGCGGCCGACGACCTGCTTCCGGTGGGAGTGGTGGGTCTGGGGGACATCGCGCAGAAGGCGTACCTGCCGGTGCTCGGGGCGCTGCCGGGGCTGGATCTGCGGTTGATGACGCGGGACCGGGCGAAGCTGGACCGGTTGGGGGACGCGCACCGGGTCGGTGCCGGGGCGCGGTTCACGGATCTGGGGGAGCTGATCGGGAGCGGGATCCGGGCGGCGTTCGTGCACGCCGCGACGGACCAGCACGTGCCCATCGTCGAGCGGCTGCTCCAGGCGGACGTGGACGTGTACGTCGACAAGCCGCTCGACTACACGCTGGAGGGCGCGCGTCGGCTGGTGGAGCTGGCGGAGCGACGAGGGCGCTCGCTGATGGTGGGGTTCAACCGGAGGCACGCGCCCGGGTACGTGCGCGCCGGGCAGGCGCCTCGGGATCTGATCGTGCTGCAGAAGAACCGGGTGGGGCTGGCCGAGGCGGCGCGGACGCTGGTCTACGACGACTTCGTGCACGTGGTCGACACGCTGCGGTTCCTGGTTCCCGGCGAGATCGAGCACCTGGACGTGCGCTGCCGTCGCAACGGCGACGGGCTGGTGGAGCACGTGGTGCTGACCCTGGGCGGGGACGGGTTCACCGCGCTCGGGATCATGAACCGGCTGAGCGGCTCGACCGAGGAGGTGCTGGAGGTCTCCGGGGGCGACGCCAAGCGGGTGGTCGTCAACCTGGCGGACGTGGTCGACCACGACGGCGGTCAGACGCTCACCAGGCGCGGGGACTGGGTGCCGGTCGCGCGGCAGCGCGGGATCGAGCAGGTCGTGCTCGCCTTCCTCGACGCCGTTCGGGCGGGCAAGGTCCTCGACGCGCGGGACGCGCTGCGTACGCACGAGGTGTGCGAGGAGATCGTGCGCCGGATCGAGGGCTGA
- a CDS encoding ATP-grasp domain-containing protein has protein sequence MPARPRILFVTDLAYQARGRRYCDEDIFLTSRLRDDFDIALCHPLDAVALMDAFSAVVVRNSGPVLHYQAGYEAFRAQAVARGTRVYNPLTGRGDMAGKQYLLDLTAAGYPVIPTVDRPQDLYGLPEAEAYVVKPKVGADSIGLHVVTPEQLDGLPFGDVLVQPRIDFRHEVSFYFVDDTCRYALYAPDPERRWALAPYEPTDADLAFARRFVDWNTLDHGVQRVDACRTQDGGLLLVELEDLNPYLSLDLLTDQARDAFVTDLTASLHRFLDAPPADGAHHGAARG, from the coding sequence ATGCCGGCCCGCCCCCGCATCCTGTTCGTGACGGACCTCGCCTACCAGGCGCGGGGCCGCCGCTACTGCGACGAGGACATCTTCCTGACCTCCCGGCTGCGGGACGACTTCGACATCGCCCTGTGCCACCCGCTGGACGCCGTCGCGCTCATGGACGCCTTCTCGGCGGTGGTCGTCCGCAACAGCGGGCCGGTGCTGCACTACCAGGCCGGGTACGAGGCGTTCCGGGCGCAGGCGGTCGCGCGCGGGACGCGGGTCTACAACCCGCTCACCGGGCGCGGCGACATGGCCGGCAAGCAGTACCTGTTGGACCTGACCGCCGCCGGGTACCCGGTCATCCCCACCGTCGACCGGCCGCAGGACCTGTACGGGCTGCCCGAGGCCGAGGCGTACGTGGTCAAGCCGAAGGTCGGCGCCGACTCCATCGGGCTCCACGTCGTCACGCCCGAGCAGCTGGACGGTCTTCCCTTCGGCGACGTCCTGGTCCAGCCGCGGATCGACTTCCGCCACGAGGTGTCGTTCTACTTCGTCGACGACACCTGCCGGTACGCCCTGTACGCGCCCGACCCGGAGCGGCGTTGGGCCCTTGCGCCCTACGAGCCGACCGACGCCGACCTCGCCTTCGCCCGCCGCTTCGTCGACTGGAACACCCTCGACCACGGCGTCCAGCGGGTGGACGCCTGCCGCACCCAGGACGGCGGACTCCTGCTGGTCGAGCTGGAGGACCTCAACCCCTACCTGTCGCTGGACCTGCTGACGGACCAGGCCCGCGACGCGTTCGTCACCGACCTGACCGCCTC